A genomic stretch from Setaria viridis chromosome 1, Setaria_viridis_v4.0, whole genome shotgun sequence includes:
- the LOC117835849 gene encoding ADP,ATP carrier protein 2, mitochondrial: MADQVNQPTVLHKLGGQFHLSSSFSEGVRARNICPSVSSYERRFPTRNYMTQSLWGPSMSVSGGINVPAVSSSPLFANAPAEKGGKNFMVDFLMGGVSAAVSKTAAAPIERVKLLIQNQDEMIKAGRLSEPYKGIGDCFKRTIKDEGFSSLWRGNTANVIRYFPTQALNFAFKDYFKRLFNFKKDKDGYWKWFAGNLASGGAAGASSLFFVYSLDYARTRLANDAKAAKGGGDRQFNGLVDVYRKTLKSDGIAGLYRGFNISCVGIIVYRGLYFGLYDSIKPVVLTGNLQDNFFASFALGWLITNGAGLASYPIDTVRRRMMMTSGEAVKYKSSMDAFQQILKKEGPKSLFKGAGANILRAIAGAGVLSGYDQLQILFFGKKYGSGGA; this comes from the exons ATGGCGGACCAGGTCAACCAACCAACTGTCCTTCATAAGCTCGGTGGCCAGTTCCACCTGAGCTCCAGCTTCTCAGAAGGTGTACGGGCCCGTAACATCTGCCCTTCTGTCTCGTCTTATGAGAGGAGATTTCCCACAAGGAACTACATGACCCAGAGCCTTTGGGGCCCTTCAATGTCTGTCAGTGGTGGCATCAATGTCCCAGCGGTGTCATCCTCTCCGCTTTTTGCTAATGCTCCAGCTGAGAAAGGAGGCAAAAACTTCATGGTTGATTTCCTCATGGGTGGTGTTTCAGCTGCTGTTTCAAAGACTGCTGCTGCTCCCATTGAGCGTGTCAAGCTGCTTATTCAGAACCAGGATGAGATGATCAAGGCTGGTAGGCTGTCTGAGCCATACAAGGGTATTGGTGACTGCTTCAAACGTACCATCAAGGATGAGGGTTTCTCCTCCTTGTGGAGGGGTAACACTGCTAACGTTATCCGCTACTTCCCTACTCAG GCATTGAACTTTGCATTCAAGGACTACTTCAAGAGGCTGTTCAACTTCAAGAAGGACAAGGATGGTTACTGGAAGTGGTTTGCTGGCAACCTTGCCTctggtggtgctgctggtgcGTCCTCCCTGTTTTTTGTGTACTCCCTGGACTATGCGAGGACAAGGCTGGCCAATGACGCAAAGGCAGCCAAGGGAGGAGGTGATAGGCAATTCAATGGTCTTGTGGATGTCTACCGCAAGACTCTAAAGTCCGATGGTATTGCTGGGCTTTACCGTGGGTTCAACATCTCTTGTGTTGGAATCATTGTGTACCGTGGTCTGTACTTCGGGCTGTACGATTCTATCAAGCCAGTTGTCCTTACCGGCAATCTCCAG GACAATTTCTTTGCCAGCTTTGCCCTGGGTTGGCTGATCACCAACGGCGCTGGTCTTGCATCTTACCCCATTGACACTGTCCGCAGAAGGATGATGATGACGTCTGGTGAGGCTGTCAAGTACAAGAGCTCCATGGATGCCTTCCAGCAGATCCTGAAGAAGGAGGGCCCTAAGTCATTGTTCAAGGGGGCTGGTGCCAACATCCTCCGTGCCATTGCTGGTGCTGGTGTGCTTTCTGGCTATGACCAGCTTCAGATCCTCTTCTTCGGGAAGAAGTACGGCTCGGGCGGTGCTTAA
- the LOC117856310 gene encoding transcription termination factor MTERF8, chloroplastic, which produces MLRLRSHLLSAGRAASPLPPDSLLNRLLHLSTATAPHAHFVPEEFLITTCGLTPVQALRSSRYLVHLKSPSNPEAVLAFFADIGLAKADIAAAISRDPRILCARVDKTLTPRLAQLRDIGLSRTQISRFIAVAPNALQSHIRIPRLAFYISLLGSYDKVHPVLKMNPHLLGHNVEREVKPNIAFLLKCGLTNDGIAKLFLLVPRMFMLKPEGIKGIVECAHKKLGVPCNSAMFKFALATTYSINPQRVGAKLDFLMKALGCSETELRIAVGKMPTTLKLSEVNLTRTVAFLKMEVGLEAKYIVHRPAVLSHSMERRMMPRHYVLKVLRAKGLVKDDIDFYNVVCSTEQKFAVRFIERYKEIVPMLPVHYAAACAGQLPPEI; this is translated from the coding sequence ATGCTGCGCCTCCGAAGCCACCTCCTCTCCGCTGGCCGCGcggcctctcctctccctcccgaTTCCTTGCTCaaccgcctcctccacctctccaccgccaccgcaccCCACGCTCACTTTGTTCCCGAGGAATTCCTCATCACCACCTGCGGCCTTACGCCGGTGCAAGCCCTCAGATCCTCCAGGTACCTCGTCCACCTCAAATCCCCATCCAACCCAGAGGCCGTCCTCGCTTTCTTCGCCGACATCGGCCTCGCCAAAGCCGACATCGCCGCTGCAATCTCCAGGGACCCACGGATCCTCTGCGCTAGGGTGGACAAAACCCTAACCCCCCGACTCGCCCAGCTCCGTGACATCGGCCTCTCCCGTACGCAGATCTCCCGCTTTATCGCCGTCGCGCCCAATGCCTTGCAGAGTCACATCAGGATCCCCCGTCTTGCATTCTACATCTCTTTGCTGGGCTCATACGACAAGGTGCACCCAGTACTCAAGATGAACCCACACCTCCTGGGTCATAATGTCGAGCGTGAGGTCAAGCCCAACATTGCTTTTCTGCTGAAATGCGGCTTAACTAATGATGGTATTGCCAAGCTCTTCTTACTCGTCCCTAGGATGTTCATGTTGAAGCCAGAGGGTATCAAGGGAATTGTGGAGTGTGCTCACAAGAAGCTTGGCGTGCCGTGTAACTCAGCCATGTTCAAGTTCGCCTTAGCAACCACCTACAGCATCAACCCTCAGAGAGTCGGCGCAAAGTTGGATTTCTTGATGAAAGCTCTTGGATGCTCTGAGACTGAGCTCCGCATTGCAGTTGGCAAGATGCCTACCACTCTAAAATTATCAGAGGTCAATCTGACCCGTACAGTGGCGTTCCTGAAGATGGAGGTTGGTCTGGAGGCCAAGTACATTGTGCATAGGCCAGCAGTGTTGAGTCATAGCATGGAGAGGCGGATGATGCCCCGGCATTATGTCCTAAAGGTTCTGAGGGCGAAAGGACTGGTAAAAGATGATATTGACTTCTACAATGTGGTTTGTTCAACTGAGCAGAAATTTGCTGTAAGGTTCATTGAACGTTACAAGGAAATTGTTCCAATGCTGCCAGTTCATTATGCCGCTGCATGTGCTGGGCAACTTCCTCCTGAAATCTAA
- the LOC117835838 gene encoding E3 ubiquitin-protein ligase makorin, giving the protein MSRRVPCKFFLHGACFKGDYCEFSHDCNDQPDNVCTFYQKGACSFGSHCRNEHVEVHRNCSQPATTAARASSNSSQLVTSSGSHCSEYQTDLWDQTQQICESTTALSAHQPAWAVDYHEHDTPEDANSWPSYQTVQNQTSQDPAYMPICSSAAAGTCPYGKGCSQMHGDLCAFCEKQCLHPYRPDESGVHVKLCKKNNRLLDALRKSEDIECGVCLDRVFSKPTAAERRFGLLSDCDHSFCISCIRNWRSTSPTSGMDVNSTLRACPICRKLSYYVVPSVTWYSSKEEKQEIVEGYKAKLRSIDCKHFDFGKGTCPFGSSCFYKHAYSDGRLEDALLNHNDADGASAAIARLMRLSYLLTRLHV; this is encoded by the exons ATGTCGAGGAG GGTCCCTTGCAAATTCTTCTTGCATGGAGCGTGCTTCAAAGGAGATTACTGTGAATTCTCCCATGACTGCAATGATCAACCAGATAAT GTTTGCACATTTTACCAGAAAGGCGCATGCTCCTTTGGTAGCCATTGCAGAAATGAACATGTTGAAGTTCATCGGAACTGCTCCCAACCAGCAACCACTGCAGCGCGTGCATCCTCCAATTCTTCTCAGCTAGTCACTTCTTCTGGAAGTCATTGCAGTGAATACCAAACGGATCTATGGGACCAAACGCAGCAGATATGCGAGTCTACAACAGCACTTTCTGCACATCAACCTGCATGGGCAGTTGATTATCATGAACATGACACTCCAGAGGATGCTAACAGCTGGCCGTCCTATCAAACTGTGCAAAATCAAACATCTCAAGATCCTGCTTATATGCCAATTTgctcttctgctgctgctggcacttgCCCTTATGGGAAAGGCTGTTCTCAGATGCATGGAGATCTATGCGCATTCTGTGAAAAACAGTGCTTGCATCCTTACCGTCCTGACGAAAGTGGTGTGCATGTCAAGCTatgcaagaaaaacaacagactTCTTGATGCCTTGAGAAAAAGTGAAGATATAGAATGCGGTGTGTGCTTGGACCGTGTGTTTTCAAAACCTACAGCAGCAGAAAGGAGGTTTGGTCTGCTATCTGACTGTGACCATTCCTTCTGTATCTCGTGCATTAGGAATTGGCGTAGCACCTCTCCTACGTCTGGCATGGATGTCAACTCTACACTCAGGGCTTGTCCAATATGCCGCAAATTGTCATACTATGTAGTTCCTAGCGTTACGTGGTACTCCTCGAAGGAAGAAAAACAGGAAATCGTTGAAGGCTACAAGGCTAAGCTTAG GTCTATTGATTGTAAGCACTTTGACTTCGGAAAGGGCACTTGCCCCTTTGGGAGCAGCTGCTTTTACAAG CATGCCTACAGCGATGGCCGTTTGGAAGACGCTTTACTGAATCACAATGATGCTGACGGTGCAAGTGCTGCGATTGCCAGGCTTATGAG GTTGTCGTACCTACTGACTCGGCTGCATGTCTAG